The Anaerolineales bacterium region CGCCCTCGCCGGCGGTTTCCATCACCGAAACGGGGGCGTTCATCGCCGCCGCCATGATCCGTTGGCCGACTTGCTTGGTTTTAAAGAAGCCGCCATGGCCGAGAATCCGGTCGATCTTCACCCGCTCCTTCTCGAAAATTTCCAATCCGGTTTTCAGCGCGCCCAGCGCCGAAAACAGATGGGTGCGCATGAAGTTCGCAAGGGTGAACCGGCTTTCGGGAGTCCGGACGAACAGCGGACGCCCTTCCGCAAGCCCGGTGAGGTGCTCGCCCGAAAAATAATTGTAGGCCAGGAGCCCTCCGCCGTCCGCCTCCCCGGCCAGGCCCCGCGTATACAGCAGTTCGTAAAGCTTGTCTTCGGCCGTTTCCGCGCCCAGCGCCTCGGCGAATTCCCGGAACAGGGCGACCCAGGCGTTGAGGTCGGAGGTGCAGTTGTTGCTGTGGACCATCGCCACGGGCTTGCCGGCGGGCGTCGTCACCATGTCGATTTCCGGATACAGCTTTGAGAGCGGCTTTTCGAGGACGATCATGGCGAAGACGGAGGTGCCCGCCGAAACGTTGCCGGTCCGCTCGGCGACGCTGTTGGTCGCAACCATGCCCGTGCCGGCGTCCCCCTCCGGCGGGCAGAGTGGGATCCCCGCGCGCAGCCCGCCTTCCGGATCGAGCAAGCCGGCCCCTTCCTCGGTCAGGTTCCCCGCGGCTTCCCCCGCCATCAGGATTTTCGGCAGGATATCCTGAAGCTTCCAGGGAAGCTTTTGCGGGGCAAGCCGGTCCTCGAAAAGGCGCAGCAGGCGTCCGTCGTAGCCGTTGGTTTTTCCGTCGACGGGGAACATGCCTGAGGCTTCGCCGATCCCCAACACCTTGCGGCCGGTCAGCTTCCAATGCACGTAGCCCGCCAGGGTGGTCTGGAATCGAATATCGCGGACGTGAGGCTCCCGGTTTAGAACGGCCTGATACAAATGGGCGATGCTCCAGCGCTGGGGGATGGTGAATTGGAACAGCTCCGTAAGCTGTTCGGCGGCCGGAGCGGTGACGGTGTTGCGCCAGGTGCGGAACGGGACAAGCGGTTTTCCGTTTTCGTCGAACACCAGATACCCGTGCATCATCGCGCTGAAGCCGAGGGCGCCGACCGTCTGGAGCGGGACGCCGTATTTCTTCCGGACTTCGGCGCGAAGCCGGCGGAAGCTTTCCTGCAGTCCGCTCCAAATCTCGTCGAAATGATAGGTCCAAAATCCGTTTTCGTGCCGGTTTTCCCATTCGAAGCTTCCGGCGGCGATGGGCGCAGAATCCCGTCCGATCAGCACCGACTTGATCCGGGTCGAGCCGAACTCGATCCCCAGCGCGGTCTCGCCGCGGTCGATGGCGTTTGGAACGTCGTTTGGTTTCATACCCTTCTCCTGGGATTGGCGTCTACCGTCGAGTGCGCCTTCCGGCGGCGATGCCGGTTCCGCGGGCGCGGTTTGCGTTGCCGGAAGTCGACGCGGGAATTGCCGTGTGTTGCGGGATTATACCCTCTGCTGCCGGCCGGCGTTTGGGTGGGGACTGCCAAGAGGCGGGAAGCCCGAAGTCCTTGGTTTCCATATCCGTGGGGAAAGAAGCCGTTTCGCCTTCCCGCGCCGCAGGGTTGGCGCCCGGATCGAAATCTGGCCGGACCGTGCCGCATGGTGGCAGGGCGTGAGTCGGGGTAGAATCCGCTTGATAGACTGCAGAGCTCGATGGGCGCGGCATGCCGTCCGGCCGTTCCGGCATGGGAATCGGATGCCGCCGCTACTAAACCGGCTCCGGCTGATTCGGCCGGAATTCATTGGAGGAAATCATGAAACTCGAAGGGAAACCTGTCACTCTGGGCGTGATCGTCGGAAACCGTGGTTTTTTCCCCGCTCACTTATGCGACAGCGGGAGGAAAACCATCCTTAAGGTCCTGGAACAGGAGGGCATCCGGGCGGTATGCCTGACGCCGGACGACACCCAATACGGCGCGGTGTTCAGCCTGGGGGATTCGCACAAATGTGCGGACTTGTTTAAATCCCGCCGCGAAGAGATCGACGGGATCCTCGTCACCCTCCCGAACTTCGGCGAAGAAACCGCCATCGCCAACGCCCTGCGCTGGGCCGGATTGAAGGTTCCGGTGCTGATCCACGCCTTCCCCGACGATCCGGCCAAGATGACCCTGGCCGACCGGCGGGATTCCTTCTGCGGGAAGATGTCTTGCGCCTGCAACCTGCATCAGTATGGGATCCGCTATTCGCTGACAACCAATCACACCATGGATCCGGAAGGCGACGATTTCCGAGCCGACCTGCGCCGGTTCGCCGCCGTCTGCCGGGTCGTGCGCGGATTGCGGTCCGTCCGGCTGGGCATGATCGGCGCGCGGCCGGCCGCCTTCAAGACCGTCCGTTACAGCGAAAAGATCCTCGAGCGCAGCGGTATCTCGGTCGAGACGATCGACCTTTCGGAGATATTCGGCCGGGCGTGGAAGCTTGCGGATTCCGATCCCGGGGTCAAGACCAAATTGGAGGAGATCCGGGCCTATGTGCCGACGGCGGGAATCGACCCCCAGGCGCTCCTCAAGATGGCCAAGCTCGGGCGCGTGATCGACGGCTGGATGGAAGAAAACGAGCTGGCGGGAAGCGCCCTGCAGTGCTGGACCTCGATGGAGGAGTTCTACGGCGTGGTGCCCTGCACGCTGATGAGCATGATGAGCAACGGCCTGATGCCCGCCGCCTGCGAAACCGACATCACCGGACTGGTGGGCATGTACGCGATGGTGCTGGCGACGGGCAAGCCCTCGGCGTTGGTGGATTGGAACAACAACTTCGGCAGCGACCCCGACAAAGCGGTGATTTTCCACTGCTCCAATCTGCCGAAGGCCTTGTTTGAGGAAACGGGCAAGGAGGCGCCGGTGATGGATTACCAGGCGATCATCGCCGGGACGGTCGGCAAGCAGAACGCCTATGGCACCGTCGTCGGCCGCCTGCGGGCGGGGCCCATCACCTACTGCCGGGTCTCGACCGACGACCAAACCGGCTGGGTGGCCGCCTACCTGGGCGAGGGCGAGTTGACCGGTGAAAAGCTTGCCACCTTCGGCGGATACGGCGTGGTGAAGATCCCCAATTTCCAGAAGCTCTTGGCCCACATCTGCGACAACGGCTTTGAGCACCATGCGGCGATCAATCCCGCCCCCTGCGCGGCCGTCCTGGAGGAAGCCTTTACGAAGTACCTGGATTGGGAGGTATACCGTCATTCATGAGCGGTCCATCGATGAAGGTCGTCCGCCTGCATGCTCCCGGGGATTTGCGGCTCCACGAGGAGCCCGTGCCGAAAGCGGCTGCGGGCGAAATCCTCCTGCGTGTGTCCGCCGTTGGAATATGCGGATCGGATCTGCATTGGTTTGCGGAAGGGGCGATCGGCGAGGCGCGGCTGGCTGAGCCGGTGGTGCTCGGGCACGAATTCTCCGCGGCGACGCCTGACGGCCGACGGGTGGCGGTGGATCCTTCCATCCCTTGCGAAGAATGCGAGCATTGCCGCGAAGGGAATCCCAACCTGTGCGAGAAGGTTGTCTTCGCCGGATACGGGAAACAGGACGGCGCGCTGCGGCAGTACCTGGCCTGGCCGGAACGGGTCTGCTTTCCCATTCCGGATCAACTCAGCGACGCCGACGGCGTGATGCTCGAACCGCTGGGGGTGGCGATCCACGCCGTGGACCTGGCCCACTTGCGGCACGAGATGCGCGTGGCGGTGCTCGGCTGCGGACCGATCGGCCTGCTGGTCCTCCAACTTGTCCGCCTCTTCGGGGTGAAAAGCGTCCTCGCCACCGAGGTCCTGCCCCATCGCCTGGAGGCCGCGCGCGCGCTCGGGTTCGAGGATTGCCGCCTGGTGGATAAGCACGCCGTCGCCCTGGCCGGCGTTGATCCGCCGCACGTGGTTTTCGAGTGCGCCGGGGAAAACGCCGCGGTGGAAACGGCGGTGAACATCCTCCGCCCGGGCGGAAAAATCCTGCTGGCCGGGATTCCGCCCGACGACCGGACCGCTTTCCGCGCCTCGGTCGCCCGCCGCAAGGGGATCACCTTCATGCTGGTGCGGCGGATGAAGCACACCTATCCGCGCGCGATCGAGCTGGTGGAGCAGGGCTTGGTGGACGTGCGTTCGCTCGTCACCCACCGCTTCCCGCTGGAGAAGGCCGCCGAGGCGTTTGCGGCGGCCGTCAAGCGCGACGGGATTAAGGTAATCATCGAAATGCCGCCGCCGGGGACGTGACATTTCCGCAGTTGGGAAGTGGATATACAAACAAAGCCCGGCGCGCGCCGGGCTTTGTTTGTATGATCGTCGAAAAAGGAAAATTGTCGTTTTGCCCGCGCGCATTTGGCGGGCATCCAGCCTTGATCTCCCTTGGATTCCCGCTTGGACCACCCCTGGTGGATGCCATTTCGAAGGCGGCTCAACCCGGCGGGGTCGGACCCTGTGTGCGAGGGCGGGCGCAGGGAGAGGGGTTGGGGATGACGGGTAGGCCGAGCGATCACCGGAGGCTGGAGCTCGCCTGTTTTTCCCTTTAGCAGGGTGTTGAAAAAGCCGTAAAGGGTGTCATTGCGAGCGACCGCAGGGAGCGAAGCAATCTCCTTCGCTGGAAAAAGAGGGAGATTGCTTCGCCCGCCCCGGCGCG contains the following coding sequences:
- a CDS encoding alcohol dehydrogenase catalytic domain-containing protein — protein: MSGPSMKVVRLHAPGDLRLHEEPVPKAAAGEILLRVSAVGICGSDLHWFAEGAIGEARLAEPVVLGHEFSAATPDGRRVAVDPSIPCEECEHCREGNPNLCEKVVFAGYGKQDGALRQYLAWPERVCFPIPDQLSDADGVMLEPLGVAIHAVDLAHLRHEMRVAVLGCGPIGLLVLQLVRLFGVKSVLATEVLPHRLEAARALGFEDCRLVDKHAVALAGVDPPHVVFECAGENAAVETAVNILRPGGKILLAGIPPDDRTAFRASVARRKGITFMLVRRMKHTYPRAIELVEQGLVDVRSLVTHRFPLEKAAEAFAAAVKRDGIKVIIEMPPPGT
- a CDS encoding L-fucose/L-arabinose isomerase family protein, producing the protein MKLEGKPVTLGVIVGNRGFFPAHLCDSGRKTILKVLEQEGIRAVCLTPDDTQYGAVFSLGDSHKCADLFKSRREEIDGILVTLPNFGEETAIANALRWAGLKVPVLIHAFPDDPAKMTLADRRDSFCGKMSCACNLHQYGIRYSLTTNHTMDPEGDDFRADLRRFAAVCRVVRGLRSVRLGMIGARPAAFKTVRYSEKILERSGISVETIDLSEIFGRAWKLADSDPGVKTKLEEIRAYVPTAGIDPQALLKMAKLGRVIDGWMEENELAGSALQCWTSMEEFYGVVPCTLMSMMSNGLMPAACETDITGLVGMYAMVLATGKPSALVDWNNNFGSDPDKAVIFHCSNLPKALFEETGKEAPVMDYQAIIAGTVGKQNAYGTVVGRLRAGPITYCRVSTDDQTGWVAAYLGEGELTGEKLATFGGYGVVKIPNFQKLLAHICDNGFEHHAAINPAPCAAVLEEAFTKYLDWEVYRHS
- a CDS encoding FGGY-family carbohydrate kinase, coding for MKPNDVPNAIDRGETALGIEFGSTRIKSVLIGRDSAPIAAGSFEWENRHENGFWTYHFDEIWSGLQESFRRLRAEVRKKYGVPLQTVGALGFSAMMHGYLVFDENGKPLVPFRTWRNTVTAPAAEQLTELFQFTIPQRWSIAHLYQAVLNREPHVRDIRFQTTLAGYVHWKLTGRKVLGIGEASGMFPVDGKTNGYDGRLLRLFEDRLAPQKLPWKLQDILPKILMAGEAAGNLTEEGAGLLDPEGGLRAGIPLCPPEGDAGTGMVATNSVAERTGNVSAGTSVFAMIVLEKPLSKLYPEIDMVTTPAGKPVAMVHSNNCTSDLNAWVALFREFAEALGAETAEDKLYELLYTRGLAGEADGGGLLAYNYFSGEHLTGLAEGRPLFVRTPESRFTLANFMRTHLFSALGALKTGLEIFEKERVKIDRILGHGGFFKTKQVGQRIMAAAMNAPVSVMETAGEGGAWGMALLAAYMLRKAEKQSLEAFLADRVFAGQTGTTVDPDPADVAGFSAFMERYKLGLVIEKTAVEALR